In Rosa rugosa chromosome 4, drRosRugo1.1, whole genome shotgun sequence, the genomic stretch GTAGATGCCTTAGTGATGAATCCAAGAAGTAAAGAAACCCCATTGATGTATATCCCTAGCTGTCTGCGGAATTCAATTCAATATGAGAATGAAAACAAAGTTTCGTGCATTGACAATGGTAAACCTCCAAATCGATCTGTTTCGGCATCACCGCATTACTTTCGGATATGTTTCTAGAAATTGGCATTGCCAATCACCGTATTGATCAAGGactgaaaaatcaaaaatatgcCCGAAATATTTAATTGACATACCAAGAGAATATTATGAGAAACTTTCGAAATATCGCGAAAAACTTCTGaaattttcgatttttttgCGAAATTCTCGATATTATGTGATTATGTCTCTTGGCCCAACCACCCAACTCGAAATTTCCTGACTTTTGccctaatttgaaaaatttgGATAAAAAGCAAACGATTATTTGAACTTTAGTTGCCCAAGGTATATCAAAACTCCTCAACCATCCCTGCTGAGATGTTATTTGGTTAATATGCAtacatttttatatatataccctCTCCATATATTTTATCATCTTTCCATTAATTTGAtataaaaaatttattgataTCAATACTTTCTCCCAATATTTCCATTGAAATATCTATTTTTCGGATGGTTGAAATTTTCTCGATAATCAATATTTTGGTCCTTGGTGTTGAACTGTTGATAACTTCAATTTGGCCACCACATATTGGGAGTACGACATGTCACTACTTATAGTCAAGCACATGATTGATAGTCAAGCACGCGATCGATTTGTTTATACCAGCAAGCAAACAAAAACAGCTCCATCACTCAGAATTTTTGGGATTTCATTACATGATTGAAGAAAATGTTTTAGCCCAAAACAAGACAAACAATCTACTTCTTCCACGGTTGGACTTATTTCATGCGAATGTTTGAGTCTCCGGACAGAATGGAAGCTCTAACCTTAGATCAATAGAAGTTAAAATTTCAAAGTTCTTGGGTGTCACATTGAAGAGTAGGGTTGAAACACATTTGGAATCTCATATATGATATGAAACTTGAAAGTCTCTAAAATGTTTCAATCAATGGAAACGCTCACCTCAAGTAGGGGTCTGAAATATCAAAACCTCATTCTAAGATATGTACATAATGTTTTACCTAACGTTCTTACATTTAAGAGGTTCAAACTTCACCACTTAATTTCTTTATATAATTATTAAATTCAGAGATGACATAGCTTCACATCATACTTCAGACTTCTCTGTATGCATATGATGTGAAGCTACGTGAGAGTTGATCGAGCTGTGTCAGATCCACCACAGGACCAAATGAGTGAGATATTTGTGATCCTAATCTCCTATAGTCCCGGTCAGTGTGTGCAGCAGTGCACGTGTCTCGGACTAGTTGCTGGCCACTTGCCACTGTGGCCCTGCAGCCCGGCCTCAATAATTTGTAGAGTACAGACTGTGAACTGTGCATGCATGATAGCAACTTGAGGGGATCAATGTTGTTGTTTTCATGGGCCGCACAACAGTGGAATAAGCTAGCAATTAAACAAGAACTAATTACAGTTAAATCAAGCATGTAGTAACAATTTGTACACGTTACGTTCTAAAACTTTCATATTCAAGCTGGCAGCACCTGTCGAATTTCCAAATTTATATGGAAAACGGATGTGAAAAGGAAAGTAGAAACATCTCAGCATATTTCTTTCAATCTTATTTATTTCTTTGCCTCGTTGTCTCATCATGCGTCATTTTTCATGATCAAAATTGTTGTCAAAAATTCAAAAGACGCCCCAATGAGAACCTTTAAGATGAGGATTTAGTGAGGACTTCCATATCAATAGTTGTAAGACttactttttgatcacattttgccaaatcaactgttagatgtttattaggttttcacttctgaaaatttacTTCCAAATTAgtaatcgttaaggtaccgaactagatcaaatcaatcaCAATTgtaaatgccttaacgattttcaatttaattgaaaatttatAGAAATTATCTActcatgaatatctaaacatctaacggtcaATTTGTccaaatgtgatcgaaaaatagGTCTCACAACCGTTGATTAGAAAATTCTCATTTTATATGTCCTCATTAGAGCCTCACTTGCTTAAAGACGCTATGCAAAAATGAGGGGAATTAAACCATTTATCTTATAATTATTTGATAACCAATTCTTAGACATCTTCCatggatgaacttcaaatgTACTCTAGAAAATGAACTTATGAGAAGAGTAAATTCTATCAAAACGTACAAGTAGGGCAGATGGGAGACTGCAGAGCTCTTTGAATTGAACACAGAGCATGAAAGGTCTCTATTTATGATCCTGACCTTATATATATACAAGGAAAGACaggctttctttccttttcctttgGGAAGTGATGGACAGGCTTGTGGTCCACGGGTTCCCGGCCACATCATACTTCGGGCAATGCTTGCTGAGAAAGTAATGGCTCAACCCATGGAACGCTCCCATGGATTCGTCATCCATGAGGTATGTCTCAAGCTTGTGAGCTTAAGCACTTGTTATAGGACCGAGTTTAGGAGTgtggacttgggcctctggCCGTTTGGTTTATGCTATTGGTATATAAAAGTCCATTATCTAGCCTAGGAATGCAAACCTCATATGATCAAATCATTCAAATGCAATGATTTTTACAGGGCACCACCAAACACAAGCAACATGAGCAAAAGCTTTCATGGGAAAAAACAAATAGCACTGATTATTATAAATCATTCTTAAAACTAATACAGGAACAGAAGATAATACATACTGCCACTCACTAAAGACCAAGATTACACTGCCAAAGTACCAAATATTTACAAGAACATGGAACAAAAGAGTCCAACTTCACCCCCAACCCAACTGCCACCCACCACAAACAGCTTTAAATATTCACAGATTCTGATCCTACCCGCTATCCAACAGATGATGTGTTACATCTTCAGTTTCCCAGTCAAATGTCTTCTACTTAGCCCTAAATAAGCGAGCTACTAATTAGCCGGTGTCCACTTCTTCCAACTTCAAACTTCTTTTGCCCAAAATTAAGAGTCTCCTCCGAAAACAAACTAACAAAGAGCATGccccaaaaagaaaacaaacaaaagagatgaagaacaagaacaacctGATGTTAATCCGAACTTGTTACTGTCCCTTCAACTTCTAGTGAAGACATACTTAGACGTTTTCTCCCTGCACTAATTTTCTTCACGTCCTGACTTGAACATATAAAGATTCTTCTCACCATGTTACAGAATTCCCTGCAAAGAAAAAGACACAAAAGGATCATTAAATGTAACCAAAGGGACAGATACTAAAAATTTCCAAACACAAGCCACTTCTGATATTTTGTGGGATTTGTGATAAAGAATACTTACAACCACGGGTCGTCACCGGCAAGCATCATATCTCCTTCATCATCAGTGAACACAATTTCCCACTTGTTACGTGGGCCGATCTGTCCCTTGATATCAAACATCTCCTCCAGTTCAACTATAAGTTGATCATACCCttccagcattgtcaagtccactGCTCGACCAACAGCTATTCCCTGCATTTGAACCTGTTGGCATGCCATAAATAGAAATTTGTTAAAGAAACCACATATAGGTAATGAAAATTCAAAAAAGACCAAAAGCATATTACTGTGAGCACCTTGACGCGACTCCTAGTGGATGCAGAGCTACTCTGCTTGCTCAGTGTCTCTTTCGGTGATACTTGAAACTGAGCTTTGCTTTCTTTAGAAGCCTTCGAAAGGTCAGATTTCTGGTCAGACTCGGCTTCCACTGAGATACTAACTTGTCCTTCAGTGGCTCCAGTAGATGCTATAATTGGTTGTGGGGGTGGCTTCGCCACTGAATGGGAGCTGTTAAGATGACTGCTAAAATCTACACCGAAAATTAGGCAACTAGCACCTGTCTCagttttcttcctcttttcaaCATGGTCCAGCATCAAGTCATTTTTAGGCTTTGATGAAGTTGGAGTTGAATATCCAGAGAAAAGTGGCCAAGCAGGACCACTTTTACTATCCTCCACCGTAGGTGAAGATAGCCAGCCCCCATCAGTCTTAGTCCTCGAGATACAACTGCTAATGCTGATAATGTCTGCCTGCTGATGATTCAAAGAAACATGATTTTCACTTCTCTGGCCTTCAGCAGCACCACTCAATTGTGTCACATCATGCCACGTTATTGAACTCGCGGTATCTAcaatccaaacaaaaagaagTCATACATCGAAACTTTTATAATTCCTACGCAGAGAGAGGCCGGGTgggtgggggggggggagagcAGAAGGAAAAAATTCCTACCAGGAGCTGGGATTTCAGGGAGTAGCCGAGGCCTTTTGTTCTTCAAAACAGTGGATTGAGAAAGGCTCGCAGGTATGGAAGCCACATAAGGTTCTATCTCCCAGGGCGAGACCCTGTCAGGTCTGGGAATGGATGCAGACTCATCCCATTGAACCTGGGATGAAGTTGATGTCAGAATTCTAATTTCAAACAAAGTATAGAAGGGGAAGGGAGGAAGCAGAATGGACTAGTGATTATTGTATAAGTTGTAATAATTTTATGTTATTCTTTTAGGTATTCTGTTCGTTTTTGGGTTAGGTATCTTACGGTCTCTAATATTAAGGTTAGCAGGGGTATTAAATTAGTCCATTCTGCAGCAGGGACAAAAGAACAAGATTACAACAAGGGTAAGTAACTAGGTAGAAGAGTTTACTTTCAGGGATCGCCATTCTGAATCTGCCCAATGAAGAGATATATCCTCAAGACCAATTATAGTGCCTGAAAACCTGAAAAATTAAACGGTACATAACAAAAATGCATTAGAAAGCTCATCATTAAagaaaaacccaaaataaaaaatacagaAGTCCTGTATTGTCCTACCTTCTCTCTGGAGCGTCCTCCCCCTCAAACCTCATCTTGAATCTCATTCCAACCGAGAACTTATTGTTAACAGCCTCCAAATACTTATTCAAACTAATAATGAACTGACTCGTCCTGTATATTTTAGAAGGAGTCATGAAACAATATGACCAATCCTGTCAGGATAATATAAATTTTAACAGAGAGAATAATTTCAAGGTCATCAGAGATTCAATAATATGTCATACCTTGGCTTATAATACACTACAAAGAGTGTTTGGGTTGCAACAGCGTGTGATGCAGTAGCAAGCACCCCTACATGCATGctttgacttgaaatcacagatgATGGCATGCTGCTCTGTTGACGAGCAAGACGCCTAATTCCAACACGTAAGTCCCCGTTTTCGCCTCTGAGAAACCAATTTTTGCATATATTAATAATCGTTCCATTGAAAATAATGAATATTAATGTACCATGTAGAATAAGAGACAAGTACAGAATTCCAGCCTAAGTGGTGTTAGGTGTGGTTGACAACTgctgaaaaaaaagaaaaaaaaacagataggAACAAAAAGGTATACCTGAGAAATACAAAGGAATCCCCGGCACTTAACCTCTTAGAAGTAACAAAAGTACTCCATCCTGTTGTAAGCAAGTGTCTCCGTGGTGAACCTGTTCAGTTAATCACAGACCAAGGAACGGTGAGTGAGAAATCACATGGTTATTGGTCCAATACATATTTTTACATACAAACACAATCTCTTCCCATTTGTACAATCATAGATTAGGGACATCTGGAAGAGTGCAAAGCAAATGAAGTAGGTCACCTCTGAAAATGTGCTTGAATCGCCACTCATAACCATGAAGATCTTTGGCAACCAATTCCTGAGTTGGGGTTGCTTGAGTCTTGTCCTGAAAAGGAAGACATGACAGGTGATATAAGGATACAGACATAATGAGACACAAAAATCTTTCACAACAAAAAGGTATAAACTGGAATGAAAAAATACCAGTGGAGGAAGGCATTCAGTAGCATGTTTGCGTAGAACAGAAAACCCACCGTGGGTACTCGTATCGGATGCAGTAAGAACCTTGCAGAATGGGTAAACCTTTGGTCTTTCAGGTTCAGAAGGACACTCATCAGGACTAGTAGGTTTGGTGGTTTGCTACACATACAAATACTATAACTATCAGAAACACTCGACGACAAAATTTTGCATCAAATACTGAAGCTGTTACAATAATAAGCTAGAAGCTGAATCAGTTCTTACATTTGCTTCAGGAATTAAAGTAATTTGCGCATAAACCTCATCTGTTTCTTGTTCAGCCTAAAAAttccagaagaaaagaaaacggTAAGTTTCTGGCAAAAGTACACACTACAGGTCTCACAAATTATTGCCAACTCCATTGCATTGAGCCTTCCAAGAACAGGAAATCATATTTTCACAACTACAAAGACCCCCCTTCACAACTACAAATTATTGCCAACTCCATTGAGCCTTCCAAGAACAGGAAATCATATTTTCACAACTACAAAGACCCccctcaaaacaaaacaaaacaagctGATCTGACTTTCAATTTTTCAGGAATCAGAGTTGAAAAGTTTTACCAGAACAACCCATCAGTGACCAAGAATCTTTTCTCAAAACAAAGGTAATCGGATTGGAAAGACTAAATACCAGTAGCTGAACGTGCATGACGCGACAGAGAATCTTCGAGGGAAGATTAAACCTCGGAATCCCCTGATTCACTTCCggatttgttgttgttgatgcCTCTAACTACACATGAACAAACCCAAATATACCAAAACACTTGTCAATTTCAGccacccaaaaataaaaacactcCTATGAACAGAAATGAATCTTTTTTACAagtaaacaaaaagaagaagaagaagaagacactcACTTGCTCCATGTGCCCTTGTGGAAAGTAGTAGACTCTCTCCTTATGGCGAGGGACTTCAACGAGTGGGCCCGCACAGGCCTTCCATAGCTCCGGATACAGAACATCTCCTCCTGCAAAcaccaaaacaacaaaaacccagaaatcagaAAAACAAATCATCACCAAATTCGAACGGAACAACAGAATGAGCTAAAATCAAACCTTCCGGCTGCGAATACGACCCTGCTTGATTCGTCATCAAGTAAACTTGTCGAAAACAAAGCTACAAAAAGTTATTCTCCAAGCTTTGAgcctctctctcaaatctcaaaCTTAACGGACCCAGCAAATTTAGCTCAATGTATACATGTAATAACTAAGCATGATTAACACCACCAGTAATGGCTCTTTAATAAGCCGTTAATCCGCCTTAAATCACTAAACCAGCTCGCTTTTTCGACTCCACCACTTCACACACACTCTCCTCGTGTAACCATCGGGATCCAAAAAACCGTTACCAATTTGCTCCCACCGCAAAACCGTTACAAAACCGCTCGCAAAACCGCCTCTCTCAATCTTGGGAATCCAGGGGAAAACGCCGTTACAGAGAATCCCAAACCGCTTTGCGCGCGTCTTATAATACGCGACTTTGCGTTTGATTTAACCGTGGTTGGGATTTAACCCCGGGGGTGGGGTTAAGCGCGTGACGGGGGAAACGCGTCGCCGTTTAGAGTGGGGAACGGCGCCCTCGGGATGCGTGTGGTTGGAGGTGACGGACTGTAGACCGTTTCCGTTTGTCGCCGTCACTTTCGTTGTCTGCTTCGAAGCAGGCAACAGGGTTGGCTCGAGTTAACCCGGCagaattttgggtttttttttaaaatttctttctttaatttttgggaTTTCGCGGAGGTTAGAATGGTTTTGTCTGATAATTACGTTTGCATATAATCTGCCCACTTGGTATGGGGCCACCTCAACACGTGGGTTATCGTGTGATCttgattgggtttttttttttttttttttttttaacaaatgaTCTGTGTGTGCGGTTCAGTGACATACGTTCATGCATTTTAGGATAGAGTCGTATTTTTTTGCGTTTTCATGACCGGGTGTTCTCGAGTCACCTGGGGTTGAACAACCATGTGTATTGTGTTGCTTCTATGGAATCGTTTTCTTTTAGTTTTGCTCCTACCTAAGAAATTAAGATAAGAGACATTTTCGCTCGAGTACTGCTCTAGTTAATGGATATTGTCTTTTATTTGATAAAGCTCACTAGCAGGTGCTAGCGCATTTAGAAATTTGGCTTTGCGTGATCAATGAAACTCTACATCTAacttttttttctatttctactttctttctttttttccaggATGAACTATGAGCGGTTAGGTGGTTTTTGTTGATAACGTTAGTAAAGTAATCTCATTTCTGGATTAGCTGGACTTATCAGATCAAAACCCTAAAGGAGAACGCGcctaggaaaaaagaaaaaacccgaCGGTGTGTcttctctcccggccgaacacGGCCGGCGTTCCCGCCACTGCGTTCTGGCCCGGGAGAGGATTGATGATTTGGAGATGTAGTGGGCTTTCAGGGCGGCGATGTGGTCTAGGGAGGGTGGATGTTTCTCCGGTTTCGGGCGGCACGGATCGATCTCGATCTGTCCTTCTCAGATCCGGGGCAGAGGCAGTGGTGCAGCAGCGACGAACTTCGGCTTTCTGGTGGTGGTTTCTGGCGTCATCGATCCTACGTGGGTTGTGGCTGTGGCGATTCAGATCGGATAGAGGCATTGGAGATCTCGAAAGGGATCTGTCTCCGCTTTGGTCTGGGATCGTTTTGTGGTCGTCTGCCTGGTGTAGGGGCTGGCTCTGGCGTGACAAGGCGATGCAGCGACGGAGGGATTCGGCGTGATGGCGTATTGTTGTGAGGCGGCGGCGTGGTGGCGAAGGGGCTCGCTGGCGGCGGGAATGGTTGCCTACTACGCTTGCTTTCTGCTGGGGGAGGTGGTGTTTGGGTCGGGCCTTTGTTCTTGGGTCTCTCTGGTGATCTTTTGTTTCCGGTTGcttagtttttctttgtttgtttttagtTGTTGTCTTGTTGAAAATAAGTCCCTCCTCCTCTTGTGAGcgagggtttgggtttgggtgtTTTTGTGTAGTGTCGATGCCATTTTTATGGTGTCATGGTCGTTCTGCTGTGTCATGGTCTGGTCTTTTGTCGGTGTTTTCTGGTTATCAACGTGATGGTGAATCACCCTTACACGTGGTCTGGCTGTTTTGGGACGCGGTGTCC encodes the following:
- the LOC133743144 gene encoding auxin response factor 9-like; amino-acid sequence: MTNQAGSYSQPEGGDVLYPELWKACAGPLVEVPRHKERVYYFPQGHMEQLEASTTTNPEVNQGIPRFNLPSKILCRVMHVQLLAEQETDEVYAQITLIPEANQTTKPTSPDECPSEPERPKVYPFCKVLTASDTSTHGGFSVLRKHATECLPPLDKTQATPTQELVAKDLHGYEWRFKHIFRGSPRRHLLTTGWSTFVTSKRLSAGDSFVFLRGENGDLRVGIRRLARQQSSMPSSVISSQSMHVGVLATASHAVATQTLFVVYYKPRTSQFIISLNKYLEAVNNKFSVGMRFKMRFEGEDAPERRFSGTIIGLEDISLHWADSEWRSLKVQWDESASIPRPDRVSPWEIEPYVASIPASLSQSTVLKNKRPRLLPEIPAPDTASSITWHDVTQLSGAAEGQRSENHVSLNHQQADIISISSCISRTKTDGGWLSSPTVEDSKSGPAWPLFSGYSTPTSSKPKNDLMLDHVEKRKKTETGASCLIFGVDFSSHLNSSHSVAKPPPQPIIASTGATEGQVSISVEAESDQKSDLSKASKESKAQFQVSPKETLSKQSSSASTRSRVKVQMQGIAVGRAVDLTMLEGYDQLIVELEEMFDIKGQIGPRNKWEIVFTDDEGDMMLAGDDPWLEFCNMVRRIFICSSQDVKKISAGRKRLSMSSLEVEGTVTSSD